A window of the Arenibacter algicola genome harbors these coding sequences:
- a CDS encoding Rossmann-fold NAD(P)-binding domain-containing protein produces the protein MQHYLSLKDIDSLPQWVEEARSLKANPLQFKALGEAKTICLLFFNNSLRTRLSTQKAAMNLGMEVIVMNFGSEGWALEYGDGTIMDQGTSEHIKEAAQVVAQYCDIVAIRAFASLTDKEKDEAEVVMNGFKKYAGIPVVNMESSVGHPLQALADAITLAENNTKKRPKVVLSWAPHPKALPHAVANSFVEMMHLQDADFAITHPKGYDLNPEVTKGAKIEYDQDKALEDADFVYVKNWSSYQDYGKVVNQDKNWTMTNKKLGKAKFMHCLPVRRNVVVADEVLDGPNSLVIQQANNRTFSAQIVLKKLLESLGA, from the coding sequence ATGCAACACTATTTATCCTTAAAAGATATCGATTCCCTACCACAATGGGTAGAAGAAGCTAGATCATTAAAGGCGAATCCGCTTCAATTTAAAGCCTTGGGAGAGGCCAAGACCATATGTTTGTTATTCTTTAACAACAGCCTAAGAACCCGTTTAAGTACGCAAAAAGCGGCCATGAACTTGGGGATGGAAGTTATAGTAATGAACTTTGGAAGTGAAGGATGGGCGTTGGAATATGGCGATGGTACTATCATGGATCAGGGCACCTCCGAACACATTAAGGAAGCGGCCCAGGTAGTGGCGCAATATTGCGATATAGTAGCTATTAGGGCCTTTGCCTCTTTGACCGACAAGGAAAAAGACGAGGCCGAAGTGGTGATGAACGGTTTTAAGAAATATGCGGGCATACCGGTGGTGAATATGGAAAGTTCGGTGGGCCATCCTTTACAGGCTTTGGCAGATGCCATTACCTTGGCGGAAAACAATACAAAGAAAAGGCCAAAAGTGGTTTTATCATGGGCACCGCACCCAAAGGCATTGCCGCATGCGGTGGCCAATTCCTTTGTGGAGATGATGCATTTGCAGGATGCCGATTTTGCGATTACCCACCCCAAAGGATACGATTTAAACCCTGAGGTAACCAAGGGGGCCAAAATAGAATACGATCAGGACAAGGCTTTGGAAGATGCCGATTTTGTCTATGTTAAAAATTGGAGCAGCTACCAGGATTATGGCAAGGTGGTGAACCAGGATAAAAATTGGACCATGACCAATAAAAAATTGGGAAAGGCCAAGTTTATGCACTGTCTGCCCGTAAGACGTAATGTAGTGGTAGCCGATGAGGTTCTTGACGGGCCCAATTCCTTGGTCATACAACAGGCCAACAATAGGACCTTTTCCGCACAAATTGTGTTAAAGAAGTTGCTGGAGAGTCTGGGTGCTTAG
- the proB gene encoding glutamate 5-kinase, which yields MQKKRILLKIGSNTLTKETDHISRGKIEDIGRQIAKLKDSYEFIIVSSGAIAAAKQFVKLEHNGQEITVKQALASIGQPHLMRIFQENFRELGLFTSQCLLSYSDFEREVSKENICNTINVLVANNFIPIINENDTVATDEIKFGDNDKLAALTAALMKVDLLIIATNTDGIYTKESFINKKPETIRLVSNLDDLQKEVSSSKSSHGTGGMESKIEAANIARQANVETWIVNGLQDNFIIDALENKTAFTTIK from the coding sequence ATGCAGAAGAAAAGAATATTATTAAAAATAGGATCCAATACCCTCACCAAGGAAACGGACCATATCTCCAGGGGAAAAATTGAGGATATTGGTAGGCAGATCGCAAAACTTAAGGACAGTTACGAATTCATCATTGTAAGTTCCGGGGCCATTGCCGCAGCCAAGCAATTCGTGAAATTGGAACACAATGGGCAGGAGATTACTGTTAAACAGGCCTTGGCATCCATTGGACAACCTCATTTAATGCGGATTTTTCAGGAGAACTTCAGGGAGTTGGGATTGTTTACCTCCCAATGCCTTTTGTCCTATTCCGACTTTGAAAGGGAAGTTTCCAAAGAAAATATCTGCAATACCATCAACGTACTGGTAGCCAATAATTTTATCCCCATCATTAATGAGAACGATACGGTAGCGACCGATGAGATCAAGTTTGGAGACAATGATAAATTGGCGGCATTGACTGCAGCCTTGATGAAGGTAGATCTTTTGATCATTGCTACCAATACCGATGGCATTTACACCAAGGAGTCGTTTATTAATAAGAAGCCCGAAACCATTAGGTTGGTGAGCAACTTGGACGATCTGCAAAAGGAGGTCAGCAGCTCCAAATCCTCCCATGGTACCGGGGGAATGGAATCCAAGATCGAGGCGGCCAATATAGCCAGACAGGCCAATGTAGAGACCTGGATCGTAAATGGCCTACAGGACAATTTTATTATTGATGCCCTAGAAAACAAAACCGCTTTTACAACCATAAAATAA